The following proteins come from a genomic window of Acinetobacter baumannii:
- a CDS encoding MFS transporter: MNIRPLIGLAGAIFAAMTVEFNNRISSITLVDIRGEMGISVDSGYWVSSIYASAMIIGMILSTSWAVIFSMRRVLLFAIGLCLFSSVLIPFSPNIEIFYLLRGLQGLANGLTIPLLMACALRFLGPEIRLWGLACYALTATFFPNLSAALAAFYLDVIGWKMIFFQTIPFCALSAALVYFGIPQDPLNYSRIKTYDWTGAILAIIGLASLSTMLLHGNHLDWFHSKLICVLALMSAITLPLFLIHEWRYPTPLIKPQMLEIRNFGYAVIALFCFVVIGMSTSTLPLNYLSAVHGYKPTQTMWIGLQIAALQFIYIPIVIKVLNQAWVDSRYVHGFGLLLVMVGCLGASQLDTTWNQDQFYFWHAISCLGQTCVVLSLLMMGTNSVHPTMAIYASPMINTPRAISGVLGVCLLDWVNRVRGEYHSTRLIENTAQHVFQNIQGPVINPLTPPVLSADGTERVSGGLSALNSAIQAQQSVLVISDQYLILAGLTAILFIVMLILPVRTYPPRIALIKLMNSHNSGKSL; this comes from the coding sequence ATGAATATACGACCACTCATCGGTTTGGCAGGTGCAATTTTTGCAGCCATGACTGTCGAATTTAATAACCGAATTAGCAGCATTACCTTGGTCGATATTCGCGGTGAGATGGGTATTAGTGTCGACTCTGGTTATTGGGTCAGCAGTATTTATGCCAGTGCCATGATTATTGGGATGATCCTGTCCACCAGTTGGGCCGTTATTTTTTCTATGCGTCGGGTTCTTCTTTTTGCGATAGGACTTTGCCTCTTCTCTAGCGTTTTAATTCCTTTTAGCCCAAATATCGAAATATTTTATTTATTACGGGGCTTACAAGGACTCGCCAATGGCTTAACTATTCCTTTATTAATGGCATGTGCACTTAGATTCCTAGGACCTGAAATTCGTCTATGGGGCTTGGCCTGCTATGCATTGACAGCAACTTTTTTCCCAAACTTAAGCGCTGCGCTTGCTGCCTTTTATTTGGATGTGATTGGTTGGAAGATGATATTTTTCCAAACCATTCCTTTTTGTGCTTTAAGTGCTGCGTTAGTTTACTTCGGTATTCCGCAAGATCCGTTAAATTACTCAAGAATAAAAACTTACGATTGGACTGGCGCGATTCTAGCCATTATTGGTTTGGCAAGCCTTAGTACCATGCTTTTGCATGGCAATCATTTGGACTGGTTCCATTCAAAATTGATTTGTGTTTTGGCTTTAATGAGTGCCATTACCCTCCCTTTATTTTTAATACATGAATGGCGCTATCCAACACCATTAATTAAACCGCAAATGCTCGAAATACGAAATTTTGGTTATGCTGTTATTGCGTTGTTCTGCTTTGTGGTTATTGGTATGTCAACCAGTACATTACCCCTTAATTACTTAAGCGCCGTGCATGGTTATAAGCCTACTCAAACCATGTGGATTGGCTTACAAATTGCCGCATTACAATTTATCTATATCCCGATTGTTATTAAAGTTTTGAACCAAGCTTGGGTTGATAGCCGATATGTACATGGATTTGGTTTGCTTTTGGTTATGGTTGGCTGCTTAGGTGCAAGTCAACTTGATACGACTTGGAACCAAGACCAATTCTATTTTTGGCATGCAATCTCATGTTTAGGTCAAACCTGTGTAGTGCTTTCACTCCTCATGATGGGTACAAATAGTGTCCACCCAACTATGGCAATCTATGCTTCACCTATGATTAACACCCCGCGTGCTATTAGCGGCGTACTTGGTGTGTGCCTTTTGGACTGGGTCAATCGAGTACGTGGTGAATACCATTCAACACGGCTGATTGAAAATACCGCACAACATGTTTTTCAAAATATTCAAGGTCCTGTTATTAATCCTCTTACCCCGCCTGTGCTGAGTGCAGATGGTACCGAACGTGTTTCCGGTGGTTTATCTGCCTTAAATTCTGCGATTCAGGCACAGCAATCAGTGTTAGTCATTAGTGATCAATATCTGATTTTAGCGGGACTTACTGCAATTTTATTTATCGTTATGCTGATTTTGCCAGTTAGAACTTATCCACCACGCATTGCTCTCATTAAGTTAATGAATAGTCATAACTCAGGAAAATCTTTATGA
- a CDS encoding MFS transporter codes for MSLKKVHRHSWVSLVICWIIWVVVAYDRELIFRAANMICNEFNLSPTQWGYTIAAITLSLAVLSIPVAALSDKHASGWKRGIFQWPLVIGFTFISLLSGITSLSSSFYKFVTLRIMVSLGCGVAEPVGVSNTAEWWPKEHRGFAIGAHHSGYPVGALLSGVAMATIITYFGPQNWRYAFFLGIIFAVPALTFWAIYSTRKRYSEFHQSCVDNQFTPPTDFVHDEGEEKTSTHSTWERLKQTLSSRGIVFTAASTLITHVVYIGFLTIFPAFLYNIVGLDLAKSAGLSAVFTITGMMGQIIWPTLSDKIGRRLTLILCGCWMAVSIASFCLTSGVVSVIAIQLFFGLSANAIWPIFYATASDYAPAGAIGTANSLITVAQYVGGAVAPIIMGYLLTSFGGWHSHQGYIWCFLLMSCCAFIGVILQIILGYLIKKEKSEQVDNLSLSAN; via the coding sequence ATGAGCCTAAAAAAAGTTCATCGCCACTCTTGGGTATCATTAGTGATTTGCTGGATTATTTGGGTGGTTGTTGCATACGACCGAGAGTTGATTTTCCGCGCAGCCAATATGATTTGTAATGAATTTAATTTATCTCCGACGCAATGGGGATACACCATTGCTGCAATTACACTTTCTTTGGCCGTTCTTAGTATTCCGGTTGCTGCTTTAAGTGATAAACATGCGTCCGGTTGGAAGCGAGGAATTTTTCAGTGGCCCTTAGTAATCGGATTTACTTTTATTTCGTTGCTTTCAGGCATTACATCTTTAAGTTCAAGTTTTTATAAGTTCGTAACCTTACGTATTATGGTTTCTTTGGGTTGTGGGGTGGCAGAGCCAGTTGGGGTGAGTAATACTGCTGAATGGTGGCCCAAGGAACACCGTGGTTTTGCCATAGGTGCTCATCACTCAGGTTATCCGGTTGGAGCGCTACTTAGCGGTGTTGCAATGGCCACCATCATTACCTATTTTGGCCCGCAAAATTGGCGCTATGCCTTTTTTCTTGGAATTATATTTGCTGTACCGGCATTAACATTTTGGGCGATTTATTCCACTCGTAAACGTTATTCAGAGTTTCACCAATCTTGTGTAGATAATCAATTCACACCACCAACAGATTTTGTGCACGATGAAGGAGAAGAAAAAACAAGTACGCATAGTACATGGGAACGTTTAAAACAAACTCTAAGTTCTCGAGGAATTGTGTTTACCGCAGCCAGTACTTTAATTACCCATGTGGTGTATATTGGTTTTTTAACTATCTTTCCTGCATTTTTATACAATATTGTCGGGTTAGATCTGGCGAAATCGGCTGGCTTGAGCGCTGTATTTACAATTACCGGCATGATGGGGCAAATTATTTGGCCGACTTTGTCCGATAAGATTGGCAGACGACTCACATTGATTTTATGTGGTTGTTGGATGGCGGTCAGCATTGCAAGTTTTTGTTTAACCTCAGGCGTGGTTTCCGTCATTGCAATACAACTGTTTTTTGGTCTATCTGCCAACGCAATTTGGCCTATTTTCTATGCGACAGCATCAGATTATGCGCCAGCCGGAGCAATTGGAACTGCAAATAGTTTAATTACAGTTGCTCAGTATGTAGGTGGGGCAGTCGCACCGATTATTATGGGATATTTGCTTACGAGCTTTGGTGGCTGGCATAGTCATCAGGGGTATATCTGGTGTTTTCTCTTAATGTCATGTTGTGCGTTTATTGGCGTGATTTTGCAAATCATATTGGGTTATCTCATTAAAAAAGAAAAATCAGAACAAGTTGATAATTTAAGTTTGAGTGCAAATTAA
- a CDS encoding SLC13 family permease → MTALMLMALAVSIGLGYKTKINIGFFTIAFAYLIGCFGMGLKPSEVIELWPVKIFFIILSVTLFYNFALANGALEKLASHLLYKCRKFPQFLPLAIFFAATIIAGLGAGFYTVLAFMAPITLLLCKKTNMNMIIGGMAANYGALAGANFMTSQSGIIFRSLMENTGISSQTAFSYSSGIFVLTLIIPIAVLGIYTLWNRKSNSIVIEDQKPEPFDKKQKQSIFLIILMMSIVLVFPILHLVFPDVKTISFLNSKIDIAFLAITFSLISLLMKLADEKKVIALVPWGTLIMICGVGMLIALGVKLGIITTLSEWLANNVPVWVIPVLLCLISAIMSVFSSTLGVVAPTLFPIVPALALTSGLNPLVLFICIVVGAQSTAISPFSSGGSLIMASAPADIDKTKFFNQLLFKAIPVGVIAALIAIFALKFVM, encoded by the coding sequence ATGACTGCATTGATGCTGATGGCTTTAGCCGTATCGATAGGTTTAGGTTATAAAACGAAAATTAATATCGGATTTTTTACGATAGCGTTTGCCTACCTGATTGGTTGCTTTGGCATGGGTCTTAAACCTTCCGAAGTTATTGAATTATGGCCTGTCAAAATTTTCTTTATTATTTTATCTGTCACTCTGTTTTATAACTTTGCTTTGGCAAATGGTGCTTTAGAGAAACTTGCCAGCCATCTTCTATATAAATGCCGTAAGTTTCCTCAGTTTTTACCTTTAGCGATTTTTTTCGCAGCAACCATTATTGCTGGCCTAGGTGCTGGTTTTTATACAGTACTTGCCTTTATGGCACCCATTACACTGCTGCTGTGTAAAAAAACCAATATGAATATGATTATTGGTGGGATGGCTGCAAATTACGGCGCTTTAGCTGGCGCAAATTTTATGACATCGCAAAGTGGCATTATTTTCCGAAGCTTAATGGAAAATACTGGCATTAGCTCGCAAACAGCTTTTTCATATAGCAGTGGAATTTTTGTCTTGACTTTAATTATTCCAATTGCGGTGTTGGGAATTTATACCCTCTGGAATAGAAAAAGTAATTCAATTGTGATTGAAGATCAAAAGCCTGAACCATTCGACAAAAAACAGAAACAATCCATCTTCCTTATTATTTTAATGATGTCGATTGTTTTAGTTTTTCCAATCTTGCATCTTGTTTTTCCCGATGTAAAAACAATTAGCTTTTTAAACTCCAAAATTGATATTGCCTTCCTTGCGATTACCTTCTCGCTCATTAGTTTACTTATGAAACTTGCGGATGAGAAAAAGGTCATTGCACTTGTGCCTTGGGGAACACTGATCATGATTTGCGGTGTCGGTATGCTCATCGCATTAGGTGTGAAACTTGGCATTATTACTACCCTATCTGAATGGTTAGCAAACAATGTTCCTGTGTGGGTCATTCCAGTACTTTTATGTCTGATCAGTGCCATTATGTCTGTATTTTCAAGCACTCTAGGGGTGGTTGCTCCTACCTTATTTCCAATTGTTCCTGCGCTTGCACTTACCTCTGGCCTAAACCCACTAGTGCTGTTTATTTGTATTGTGGTTGGCGCTCAGTCTACAGCGATTTCTCCTTTCTCGTCTGGCGGTAGCCTCATTATGGCTTCAGCACCAGCAGACATCGACAAAACCAAATTCTTTAATCAACTGTTATTTAAAGCAATTCCTGTAGGAGTCATTGCCGCTTTAATCGCTATTTTTGCTTTAAAATTTGTAATGTGA
- a CDS encoding LysR family transcriptional regulator: protein MDLTNSIDIRTLRFFISVYNAQNFSNVARKEDVSASMISRTIQQLEDALGQQLFYRNTRAITPTESGKLFFEYAKRITEQFDEAQKALQDKTIEPSGLVRINAPVFFGQRHIAPWLAGLSERYPRLLIELIQTDEFIDPLRESTDLIFRIGALTDSSFHARIFGTQKYHLAASPQYVAKYGTLDHPTELNQHKCLVYKGFEGPNRWLVRKPNEEWVHYPITPLLSSNNAESLMTAALHGMGIVLFPDWLIGEALKKGDLIKLLPEYEVAIKSHPQHIAAIYPNVRHPPLNIRAVIDYFAEIYGDTPYWQN, encoded by the coding sequence ATGGATTTAACAAATTCGATTGATATCCGCACGCTTCGCTTCTTTATTAGTGTTTACAATGCTCAAAACTTCTCGAATGTAGCACGTAAAGAAGATGTGTCTGCCTCCATGATTTCTCGAACCATTCAACAACTTGAAGATGCGTTGGGGCAGCAACTTTTCTACCGAAATACACGAGCTATCACACCGACCGAATCGGGCAAATTATTTTTTGAATATGCAAAAAGAATTACCGAACAATTTGATGAAGCTCAAAAGGCTTTACAAGATAAAACCATAGAACCATCTGGACTCGTCCGAATTAATGCCCCTGTATTTTTTGGGCAACGACATATTGCGCCGTGGTTGGCGGGTTTATCAGAGCGTTATCCAAGGCTTCTAATAGAACTAATTCAAACCGATGAATTTATAGACCCATTACGCGAAAGCACAGATTTAATATTTCGTATTGGAGCACTGACTGATTCATCATTTCATGCCCGTATTTTTGGTACACAAAAATATCATTTAGCCGCCTCTCCTCAGTATGTTGCCAAATACGGTACGCTCGACCACCCAACAGAACTTAATCAACACAAGTGCCTAGTCTATAAAGGTTTTGAAGGTCCTAACCGCTGGTTAGTGAGAAAGCCCAATGAAGAATGGGTACATTATCCAATTACCCCGTTACTTTCTTCAAACAATGCCGAGAGTTTAATGACAGCCGCGCTTCATGGCATGGGGATTGTTTTATTTCCTGATTGGCTGATTGGCGAAGCTTTAAAAAAAGGTGACTTAATAAAGCTTTTACCTGAATATGAAGTCGCGATTAAATCACACCCCCAGCATATCGCAGCCATTTATCCCAATGTCCGCCATCCACCGCTCAACATTAGAGCAGTGATCGATTATTTTGCAGAAATCTATGGTGACACACCGTATTGGCAGAATTAG
- a CDS encoding amidohydrolase family protein, whose amino-acid sequence MNCIDTHAHVFSTQDHSIETARYAPDYEATVQSFISHLDEHNFTHGVLVQPSFLGTNNQAMLNAIQQYPERLKGIAVVQHTTTFDELVNLKAQGIVGVRLNLFGLNPPALNTPDWQKFLRNVESLNWQIEIHAPPKYLVQLLPQLDEYSFDVVIDHFGRVDPVKGIEDPDYQKFLSLLNVKQHWIKVSGFYRLGTTPNNINTARQAYNIVKEKGFLHKLIWGSDWPHTQHESLITYEDAIKAFKHIVFDKHEQCLILNQNPTELFGFSRT is encoded by the coding sequence ATGAACTGTATAGATACACATGCACATGTTTTTTCGACACAGGACCACAGTATCGAAACAGCACGTTATGCACCTGATTATGAGGCAACTGTACAAAGTTTTATCTCTCATCTTGATGAACACAATTTCACGCATGGTGTTTTGGTTCAACCCAGCTTTTTGGGCACCAACAACCAAGCGATGTTAAACGCAATTCAGCAATACCCTGAGCGTTTAAAAGGGATCGCCGTTGTTCAACATACGACGACGTTTGATGAGCTAGTCAATCTCAAGGCACAAGGCATCGTTGGTGTTCGCTTAAATCTATTCGGTCTTAACCCTCCTGCGCTAAATACGCCTGACTGGCAAAAATTTTTACGAAATGTAGAAAGCCTCAACTGGCAAATTGAGATACACGCACCGCCGAAATATCTGGTTCAGCTTTTGCCACAATTGGATGAATACAGCTTTGATGTCGTAATTGATCATTTTGGCCGAGTTGACCCTGTTAAAGGGATTGAAGATCCAGATTATCAGAAGTTTTTAAGCTTACTTAACGTAAAACAGCACTGGATTAAAGTGTCCGGTTTCTACCGTTTGGGCACTACTCCAAACAACATAAATACGGCACGACAGGCCTATAACATTGTTAAAGAAAAAGGTTTTTTACACAAACTTATTTGGGGAAGTGATTGGCCGCATACCCAACATGAATCTTTAATAACTTATGAAGATGCGATTAAAGCTTTTAAACATATTGTGTTTGATAAACACGAGCAATGTTTAATTTTAAATCAGAACCCTACCGAGCTGTTTGGTTTCTCACGTACATAA
- a CDS encoding HlyD family secretion protein, whose product MSTLEAQDHSMTEPPKLTKMQYLKKHWVMVIAFIVVLVSILWILKVIFLPSSIVKTDDARVDVEYSTIAPKVSGNIEEIYIKDHQTVKKGQLLARIDARDYQAALAEAESNYAKAQADLNEAMLAVERQPTVIRETEAQLRKVEAGIKLTKDNTARYEQLQALGAESRLITQQSKTTLTEQYADLDSSKEKVIDAQYQLNQYKIQVQAKQAALKQAQAALDKAKLNLSYTEIRAPIDGMIGQKSANVGNFVGAGNPLMVVVPLDQVYVEANFREIELKQIKIGQPVTVYVDAYNVELKGVVDSFSPSTGAFFSPISATNATGNFTKIVQRLPLRIKLLENQPDIKLLRPGLSVVVSVDTTK is encoded by the coding sequence ATGAGTACTCTCGAAGCCCAAGATCACTCCATGACCGAGCCACCCAAGTTAACAAAGATGCAATATCTTAAGAAACACTGGGTTATGGTTATTGCATTTATAGTCGTTCTAGTTTCCATTTTATGGATTTTAAAAGTTATATTTTTACCTTCTTCCATTGTTAAAACTGACGATGCGCGGGTAGATGTCGAGTACTCAACCATTGCTCCCAAAGTGTCAGGTAATATTGAAGAAATTTATATTAAAGATCACCAGACCGTAAAAAAAGGCCAGCTTTTGGCACGGATTGATGCACGTGATTATCAGGCGGCTTTAGCTGAAGCTGAATCTAATTATGCCAAAGCACAAGCTGACTTAAATGAAGCAATGCTGGCAGTAGAAAGACAACCAACTGTTATTCGAGAAACAGAGGCCCAGCTTAGAAAAGTAGAAGCCGGCATTAAACTCACTAAAGATAATACCGCACGCTATGAGCAATTACAGGCACTTGGTGCTGAGTCTAGATTGATTACACAACAGTCAAAAACCACATTGACCGAGCAATATGCCGACTTGGACAGCAGTAAAGAAAAAGTCATTGATGCGCAGTATCAGCTCAACCAATATAAGATTCAGGTTCAAGCTAAACAAGCCGCTTTAAAACAAGCCCAAGCTGCGCTTGATAAAGCAAAACTGAATCTGAGCTATACAGAAATTCGAGCACCTATTGATGGCATGATTGGGCAAAAGTCTGCAAATGTGGGCAACTTTGTTGGCGCAGGTAATCCACTCATGGTGGTTGTGCCTTTAGATCAAGTGTATGTAGAAGCAAACTTCCGTGAAATTGAGCTAAAACAAATTAAAATCGGCCAGCCTGTCACTGTTTATGTCGACGCTTACAATGTTGAGTTAAAAGGTGTGGTAGATAGTTTCTCACCATCGACTGGTGCATTCTTCTCGCCAATTTCAGCAACAAATGCGACGGGTAACTTTACTAAAATTGTTCAGCGTTTACCTTTACGCATCAAACTCCTTGAGAACCAACCTGATATTAAATTGTTGCGTCCTGGTCTATCTGTTGTGGTTTCTGTAGATACGACCAAATAA
- a CDS encoding GntR family transcriptional regulator translates to MLDETAFKNFKLPRYEKVRWELQKLLIQSKWTVEEPIPSEQELAQMYSVSVGTVRKAVEGLVEEGLLVKQQGKGTFLKQPNFENSLIRFFRLRNKKGEFIQPQGQIKKVEVCDAIPEVNAELGLEHIEKLLYIERVRKHEDVVVLSERIWLPERLFKNLEEIPIAEFGNLLYPFYYQHCGQFISSATERLTFEKNIKDSYLNNHLEDPLVKVCRIAKNLEGVAVEYRESYGLADNFHYEITIN, encoded by the coding sequence ATGCTTGATGAGACTGCATTTAAAAATTTTAAATTGCCAAGATATGAAAAGGTCCGTTGGGAACTTCAAAAACTACTGATCCAGTCAAAATGGACAGTCGAAGAGCCTATTCCAAGTGAACAAGAACTTGCGCAAATGTATAGCGTATCGGTAGGAACCGTTAGAAAGGCGGTTGAAGGACTGGTTGAAGAAGGCTTATTGGTTAAACAGCAAGGAAAAGGAACTTTCCTTAAACAACCTAATTTTGAAAATTCGCTCATTCGTTTTTTTAGATTACGTAATAAAAAGGGCGAGTTCATTCAGCCACAAGGACAAATCAAAAAAGTAGAAGTGTGTGATGCAATACCGGAAGTAAACGCCGAGTTAGGGCTTGAGCACATCGAAAAGTTGCTTTATATCGAGCGTGTCCGTAAGCATGAAGATGTCGTTGTTTTAAGCGAGAGAATCTGGCTACCTGAACGCTTATTTAAAAATCTGGAAGAAATTCCAATCGCTGAGTTTGGTAACTTACTTTATCCTTTTTATTATCAGCACTGTGGCCAATTTATTTCTTCTGCAACAGAACGGTTAACTTTTGAGAAAAATATTAAAGATAGCTATTTAAATAATCACCTTGAAGACCCTTTAGTGAAGGTATGCCGTATTGCAAAAAATCTTGAAGGTGTAGCGGTCGAATACCGTGAGTCTTATGGTTTGGCCGATAATTTTCATTATGAAATAACAATTAATTAA
- a CDS encoding DMT family transporter, with translation MQILLLLLTILGGMGLSVEAGLLGPLGKEVGELWATFSIFGVGAALTFLLMLFFSPRNSPSFFTLPSWQLLGGVLGPAYVIILTITTPIIGIAMTMIGILAGQVSKSLIIDHYGLLGTPHRKVDRKRVVALIFIVAALILVAKA, from the coding sequence ATGCAAATTCTATTACTACTCCTAACCATTTTAGGGGGAATGGGGCTATCGGTCGAAGCTGGGCTTTTAGGGCCGTTAGGAAAGGAAGTAGGTGAGTTGTGGGCCACGTTTAGTATTTTTGGCGTGGGTGCAGCACTTACTTTTTTACTCATGTTGTTTTTTAGCCCACGTAATAGCCCTTCATTTTTTACACTTCCATCTTGGCAATTACTCGGTGGCGTTTTAGGTCCGGCTTACGTCATTATTTTGACCATTACCACTCCAATTATTGGCATTGCAATGACCATGATTGGGATTTTAGCGGGACAGGTATCAAAAAGTCTGATTATCGACCACTATGGTTTACTAGGAACTCCACATAGGAAAGTAGACCGTAAACGAGTAGTCGCACTCATCTTTATTGTTGCTGCACTTATACTTGTGGCAAAAGCGTAG
- a CDS encoding DMT family transporter: protein MIILMILLAVIGGALLSVQAAINGQLGAKVGVFRSAFLTFSVGALITALLIFYFEPKQALTLLDVPKWQLLGAMCGVPYIVIMVLAVQRIGAAVATVAVIFGQLLMSILIDNFGWFGNETLPFSPYRLGALICLGIALYFIYSSSKDKKVEG from the coding sequence ATGATAATTTTAATGATTCTTCTCGCCGTCATTGGCGGTGCTTTGCTGAGTGTACAGGCTGCAATTAATGGTCAACTTGGAGCGAAAGTTGGTGTATTTCGTAGTGCTTTTTTGACTTTCTCAGTCGGTGCTCTAATTACGGCTCTCCTTATTTTTTATTTTGAACCTAAACAAGCCTTAACACTATTAGATGTTCCTAAATGGCAGTTATTAGGTGCCATGTGTGGCGTACCTTATATTGTCATTATGGTACTGGCTGTACAAAGAATTGGGGCTGCAGTTGCTACGGTGGCTGTGATTTTTGGGCAACTTTTGATGAGTATCTTGATTGATAACTTTGGTTGGTTCGGCAATGAAACGCTTCCTTTCTCACCGTATCGATTAGGGGCGCTAATTTGCTTAGGAATTGCTTTATATTTTATCTATTCAAGTAGTAAGGATAAAAAGGTAGAAGGGTAA
- a CDS encoding SMP-30/gluconolactonase/LRE family protein: MEIKVLVDVKTKLGECPTWDAVRQRLFWVDIVDGRLFCCDEFGGNIRAWEVHKKIGSFALQENYNGAIVALEDGLYQLDFDTGNLKFICNPEPDLPQNRLNDGRVDRQGRFVFGSMNRLEDGNTASLYRLDADYKIEKLENNINTSNSICWSPDGTKLYFADTWQGEIWSYDYDLETGQISNKTIFCKIDTSDGGSADGSTVDREGYLWNAKVYSGQLVRYRPDGKIDRIIEMPVKKITSAVFGGKNLDVLFVTSMSQPPLPRFPDDNQLRGSVFAIYGLGIQGIADARFMG, from the coding sequence ATGGAAATTAAAGTACTGGTAGATGTAAAAACAAAACTTGGAGAATGCCCAACTTGGGATGCTGTTCGCCAACGCCTATTTTGGGTAGATATTGTTGATGGACGATTATTCTGTTGTGATGAATTCGGTGGGAATATACGGGCGTGGGAAGTTCATAAAAAAATAGGTTCTTTTGCTTTACAAGAAAATTATAACGGCGCAATTGTTGCGCTCGAAGATGGGTTATATCAACTCGACTTTGACACAGGCAACTTAAAATTTATTTGCAACCCTGAACCAGACCTACCTCAAAATAGATTAAATGATGGTCGTGTTGATCGGCAAGGTCGATTCGTTTTTGGCTCTATGAACCGCCTCGAGGATGGGAATACCGCATCTCTTTATCGATTAGATGCAGACTATAAAATAGAAAAATTAGAAAATAATATTAATACTTCAAATAGTATTTGCTGGAGTCCTGATGGTACTAAGCTCTATTTTGCAGACACATGGCAAGGTGAAATCTGGTCTTATGATTATGATCTTGAAACAGGCCAAATCTCAAATAAAACCATTTTTTGTAAGATAGATACCTCAGACGGTGGTTCAGCAGACGGCTCGACAGTAGATCGTGAAGGTTATTTATGGAATGCAAAAGTATATTCGGGTCAGTTAGTACGTTATCGACCTGATGGAAAAATCGATCGTATTATTGAAATGCCTGTAAAAAAAATTACCAGTGCAGTTTTTGGCGGAAAAAATCTTGATGTCTTGTTTGTTACATCTATGTCACAACCGCCTCTTCCGAGGTTCCCTGATGACAACCAATTGCGGGGCAGTGTTTTTGCCATTTATGGGCTAGGCATCCAAGGAATAGCCGATGCTCGATTTATGGGGTAA